The genomic interval aagagaagagactGAGGAGGTCTGCCCGCTCGCGTGCGTGTAGCTGGGGTGTATGTTTAAGGGCTGAAGAGCAGAAATAGTAAAGCACGACGGACAGCACAACATTTTTGCACGTTTTTGCACGCGCTCAAAATGGCCATGCAGTCGATGCGTCATCGCTTCTGCGATATTTTAACCTCGACCGTGTCGGCCTTAATTCTCACGGCAATCATCACGGCCGCCTCGACGATTTTTCGAGACCTGGTGCTACACCCGCAGCCGGTCGTCTCGAACGTGCGTGTGACAAGCTCCACACCACTGTACCACGTGCGCAGGCCGACACTGCTGTCTCCGGAAGTGCCGGACGCATCTACCTACTACCGccccggcagcagcggcagcgatggacACAGGACCTCGGAAAAGCAACTTCCGTCAAACATTGTGATCGTGGACACGGCAGATTGCCCTGAGGACAGCGAGGAAGATCGCAAGCGCAAGGCGTGGCAGCGTCAGCACGTGCCGCAAGGCTTCAAACTCGGCATTCGTACGATCGATCGTGTTGTGCTGTACCTGTCGGGCTCAGTGGACTTTTCCCCCTGCTGGGACTGGAACACGAAGGCCATCTACGCATCCTTTGTCGCGCGCTTCTCATCAAAGACGGCGTCTCAGAACGACGTCGTCTTGCtcgatgcggtgctgcgcccgGTCTCGCTGTCGGCGCAGTTGGCGCGGTTAGCGGAGCTGCGTCGCCAAGAGCGgagtgctgcgctgccgggaagcggcagcgagagaacggcggcggcagccaggGCCCCAGCCGACGCGACGCAGATGTTGACGGacgcagagcggcagcagctcgccgcGTTTGAGGAGACACTCCGCAGTAACGACCACGatcacccctcccttcacaTTG from Leishmania panamensis strain MHOM/PA/94/PSC-1 chromosome 15 sequence carries:
- a CDS encoding hypothetical protein (TriTrypDB/GeneDB-style sysID: LpmP.15.0570), with the translated sequence MAMQSMRHRFCDILTSTVSALILTAIITAASTIFRDLVLHPQPVVSNVRVTSSTPLYHVRRPTLLSPEVPDASTYYRPGSSGSDGHRTSEKQLPSNIVIVDTADCPEDSEEDRKRKAWQRQHVPQGFKLGIRTIDRVVLYLSGSVDFSPCWDWNTKAIYASFVARFSSKTASQNDVVLLDAVLRPVSLSAQLARLAELRRQERSAALPGSGSERTAAAARAPADATQMLTDAERQQLAAFEETLRSNDHDHPSLHIDHIDKRLVLNESFKYYVDAFDDISLGGNTVEVVLRYQVMSYSGWAPVREDALGHQVKVRMPESAQQWKSQERW